The genomic interval GACTGTTTTTTTATCCGCCATGGCCTTGATTTCCAGGTGTTCTCCCCGGAGGGATCCGAAACGGTTGGGGCCATCATTCTCGTTCCTGAAGAGGAGGATTATTTCTCTTTGCGTTTTCCGGAAGAGGTCACCGAGACCCGGCGGATTATTACGCTTTCGGAGCTTGCGAAAAAAATGCATTTACGGCGATTCCGCCTGGAAACCGTCGTTTTTCTCGTTCCCCGGGTAACCACCCCTCCGGCTCTCTGGAAAAAAGTGTTTACTTTTTCACGCTCGTTGGCCGAGCGTCACGGCTCCCGGGTGGTTGTCCTGTGTTCAGAAACCGTAGTGGCGGGGGACGCGCTTGAGGAAGACTACCGGGAAGCGCGTAAAGCGGGTGTTCTTTTCGAAAAAACTGATCTTGGTTCCGTGGTTTTTTTACCAACCCTGGATATGCGTAAAGTTATTATGCGTTTTCGGACCGAGAGAGACCGTTTCGAAACCGAACTTTCCGGTCATTGGATTGTGGCTGTTCCGGAACCGAAGATGATTCCGTTCGACCTGGCAACCCGATTTAGGGAGGACCGTCTTCTGCGCCCGATAGTCCGACCAGAGAACGTCAACCTGGGACTCCATACCCTGAATGAACCAGGAATGTTCCTCTTCTCTAACTGGTTATCTTCGGAAGAGTTGGATAGTGCGGTACAGGACGTGTATGGCTACCTCGCCGAAGGGGTGGTGAGAGAGAAGGGGCGCCTGGAGGTCGATGAAGAGAAGTGCGTCCTGTGTTTGACCTGTCTTAGGACCTGTCCCTGGGGAGCGGTGTGTATCGAAGGAGAGAGCAAGCGCCGGAAAGCTCAGGTCCGGTGGGAGTTGTGTCGGGTTTGCGGCCTTTGTGCTTCTTCCTGTCCGGCCTCGGCCATATCGATAACCGGACACATCGAAAAAAGACAGAACCTGGAGCTGGCTCAGGGAGGCGCCCGCCGGTGAAAATTATTGCCGTGGCCTGTGACAAAAGCGGGGTAGCCGCAGTATTGCGCGCGAGGGAGGGATTGTTGAGAGACGGTGTGACGGTTGACCTCATACCGATTCCCTGCCTGGGCACCATCCGGGAGAGTCAACTTTTGGAGTTCCTGGAAGAGGAGATTGATGCCCTCCTTTTGGCGGGGTGTCCTTTGGACAGTTGCCATAACCTGGAAGGGAGCCGCTATGCCCGGGACCGGGCCCACCGGGTCAATGCGCTTTTACGGGAAGCAGAAGTTTCCAAGCGGGTACTCACAGCTTTTGTCACTGCCGAGAAAACTGGTGAAATTCGCAGAATAATTAAAGATTTTACCTGAACACAGGAGCGTTGTCCTGATGATTGTTGGAGAGAGGAAACCCATAACGGAAATAATCGAAGAGGTGGGCGATGCAGAAACTGTCCTGGTATTGGGTTGCGGCACCTGTGTCACCGTCTGCCTGTCCGGTGGTGAACGGGAAGCCCGTGAACTGGCGTCGTTATTGCGTTTGAAGGGAAAGTACGCCCGAGATATCACCGTTGAAAGACAGTGTGAACACGAGTTTGTACGACCGCTTTCTGAAGAGATCGAGAAAGTGGACGCGGTGATATCGCTTGCCTGTGGAGTCGGAACTCAGCTGATCTCCGAAACGTTTCCTCACCGCGCGGTTTACCCGGGCTTAAACACAACTTTTATGGGCTTACCTGTGGAACAAGGCCGATGGGAGGAACATTGCCTGGGATGCGGGAATTGCCTAGTCCACCATTTTGCCGGCTGCTGTCCGGTGACCAGGTGCGCGAAAAGTCTTCTGAACGGTCCCTGTGGAGGGTCCAAAGACGGAAAGTGCGAAGTCAAAACCGATCGGAGCTGTGCCTGGCAAATCATTTACGATCGCTTGAAACTTCAAAACCGGATCACTGACCTGGTCCGGCTGTATCCACCCAAAGACTGGTCGTCCTCCCGCTACGGCGGTCACCGGACGATGGTTCGGGAGGATATGCACCGGTGAGTTGGTTACAGGAAGTGCTCGGAAAAGGGATATTTGCGGTCACCGGGGAAGTGGGGCCACCCAAGGGGCCGAACCCTGATACAGTCATCAAGAAGTGTATCCAGATTAAAAAACATGTGGACGCGGTCAATTTTACCGATAATCAGACCGCGATTGTTCGAATGTCCAGCCTTGCCGCCTGTCTGGCCGCGAAAACCCTCGGGGTCGAACCGGTCATGCAGATGGTCTGCCGGGACCGAAACCGCATTGCCCTGCAAAGCGACTTTCTGGGCGCCTGTTCGCTTGGGGTGGAAAATATGCTCTGCCTGACCGGTGACCACCAGAGCATGGGCAACCACCCCCAGTCGAAAAATGTGTATGATATCGATTCTCTCCAGTTGTTGGATATGTTTCGAAATATGCGGGACTTGAAGCTTTTTGCCAATGGCGAGGAGGTCAAAGGGGAGATCCGGGCATTTTTGGGTGCAGGGGAAAGCCCCTATGCCGATCCCCTGGAATTTCGGGCGATCCGCCTGGCCAAAAAAGTGGCCGCCGGTGCCCAGTTCATCCAAACCCAGGCGATATTCGACCTGGAGATTTTTGAGCGCTGGATGGAGGAACTCCGTCAGATGAAATTGACCGGAAAAGTTTCGATTCTGGCCGGGGTGATTCCGGTCAAATCCGCGCGGGCCCTCCGGTACATGCGTAGCGAAGTACCCGGCCTGATTATTCCCGACCCTCTGATCGAGCGACTGGAGAGAGCTGAAGACCAGAAAGCGGAAGGGGTCCGGATTTGCGTGGAAACCATCGAACGCCTGAAAGAAATCGCGGGGGTGGCGGGAGTCCATATCATGGCCATTGCCTGGGAG from Atribacteraceae bacterium carries:
- a CDS encoding 4Fe-4S binding protein, with amino-acid sequence MGRALILDPERWLPLDQWIKQREPGDGWQVAVERRGGRKTDRYDLVFIIGEAVGLNRERIAEVCAERGWNPLQAVPFPCDLRETASVEQLLSRWDQFFKATLRTWQTVPQVAAERLYPNKRIALFTENETERTGRRIESALKKWGLDVAPQRDDCFFIRHGLDFQVFSPEGSETVGAIILVPEEEDYFSLRFPEEVTETRRIITLSELAKKMHLRRFRLETVVFLVPRVTTPPALWKKVFTFSRSLAERHGSRVVVLCSETVVAGDALEEDYREARKAGVLFEKTDLGSVVFLPTLDMRKVIMRFRTERDRFETELSGHWIVAVPEPKMIPFDLATRFREDRLLRPIVRPENVNLGLHTLNEPGMFLFSNWLSSEELDSAVQDVYGYLAEGVVREKGRLEVDEEKCVLCLTCLRTCPWGAVCIEGESKRRKAQVRWELCRVCGLCASSCPASAISITGHIEKRQNLELAQGGARR
- a CDS encoding hydrogenase iron-sulfur subunit, with amino-acid sequence MKIIAVACDKSGVAAVLRAREGLLRDGVTVDLIPIPCLGTIRESQLLEFLEEEIDALLLAGCPLDSCHNLEGSRYARDRAHRVNALLREAEVSKRVLTAFVTAEKTGEIRRIIKDFT
- a CDS encoding methylenetetrahydrofolate reductase C-terminal domain-containing protein, whose amino-acid sequence is MIVGERKPITEIIEEVGDAETVLVLGCGTCVTVCLSGGEREARELASLLRLKGKYARDITVERQCEHEFVRPLSEEIEKVDAVISLACGVGTQLISETFPHRAVYPGLNTTFMGLPVEQGRWEEHCLGCGNCLVHHFAGCCPVTRCAKSLLNGPCGGSKDGKCEVKTDRSCAWQIIYDRLKLQNRITDLVRLYPPKDWSSSRYGGHRTMVREDMHR
- a CDS encoding methylenetetrahydrofolate reductase, which codes for MSWLQEVLGKGIFAVTGEVGPPKGPNPDTVIKKCIQIKKHVDAVNFTDNQTAIVRMSSLAACLAAKTLGVEPVMQMVCRDRNRIALQSDFLGACSLGVENMLCLTGDHQSMGNHPQSKNVYDIDSLQLLDMFRNMRDLKLFANGEEVKGEIRAFLGAGESPYADPLEFRAIRLAKKVAAGAQFIQTQAIFDLEIFERWMEELRQMKLTGKVSILAGVIPVKSARALRYMRSEVPGLIIPDPLIERLERAEDQKAEGVRICVETIERLKEIAGVAGVHIMAIAWESIIPEIVERAGLYPRPRRETTG